One window of Flavobacterium ammonificans genomic DNA carries:
- a CDS encoding ATP-binding protein, translating into MKISTLIPQEKIIERLRYENPWWVTKAIPELYRTMSKRLYFNLFYPFVVEKEIKRAVVLMGPRRVGKTVMMFHTIDQLIQENVNPQKLFFIGIDNPIYINLSLQDILDLCTEALKIKNLDDCYIFFDEIQYLKDWERHLKVLVDTYPKTKFIVSGSAAAALRWHSTESGAGRFTDFMLPPLTFQEFIHLKNRSHLMVEGAINYNGKEIAYQLTNNIDELNKEFVNYLNFGGYPEVVLSEKIQSDMGRYVKNDIVDKVLLRDLPSLYGIKDVQELNRFFTYIAYNTGNEFSYETMSRESGIIKETLKKYLEYLEAAFLIKVLNKLDINAKRLKRVTSFKVYLTNPSLRTALFSPISESDQEMGNMVETAILSQWMHRENLNLNYARWKDKKEGEVDLVLLDDKNFKPIWGIEIKWSNRYVEKTNELNSMVQFCDKNKLSSALVTTINQEGNKNFKEIEFTFLPAALYAYNVGVNTLKMKGNND; encoded by the coding sequence ATGAAAATTTCAACCCTTATTCCGCAAGAAAAAATAATAGAACGATTACGTTATGAGAATCCTTGGTGGGTAACTAAGGCTATTCCAGAGTTATACCGTACAATGTCTAAACGTTTGTATTTTAATCTTTTTTATCCGTTTGTCGTTGAAAAAGAGATTAAAAGAGCGGTGGTATTAATGGGACCAAGACGTGTGGGTAAAACTGTCATGATGTTTCATACAATCGATCAATTGATTCAGGAAAATGTAAATCCGCAAAAGCTATTTTTCATAGGTATTGATAATCCTATTTATATCAATTTGAGTTTACAAGACATTTTGGATTTATGCACAGAGGCTTTAAAAATTAAAAATCTAGACGATTGTTATATTTTCTTTGATGAGATTCAGTATCTGAAAGACTGGGAACGTCATTTAAAAGTATTGGTAGATACGTATCCAAAAACAAAATTTATCGTTTCGGGTTCTGCTGCTGCTGCCTTGCGCTGGCACAGTACCGAGAGTGGCGCGGGTCGATTTACTGATTTTATGCTGCCGCCTTTAACCTTTCAGGAATTCATTCATTTAAAAAATCGTTCCCATTTGATGGTAGAAGGTGCTATCAACTACAACGGAAAAGAAATAGCCTATCAGCTGACTAATAATATAGACGAACTCAACAAAGAATTTGTGAATTACCTCAATTTTGGAGGATATCCCGAAGTAGTTTTATCTGAAAAAATTCAGAGTGATATGGGTAGGTATGTTAAAAATGACATTGTAGATAAGGTATTATTGAGAGATTTACCAAGCTTATACGGGATTAAAGATGTGCAAGAACTCAACCGTTTTTTCACTTATATTGCTTACAACACAGGCAATGAGTTTTCGTATGAAACCATGTCAAGAGAAAGTGGTATTATAAAAGAAACCTTAAAAAAATATCTGGAGTATTTAGAGGCAGCTTTTTTAATTAAAGTACTCAACAAATTAGATATCAATGCTAAACGATTGAAAAGAGTAACCAGTTTTAAAGTGTATTTGACCAATCCATCATTGCGAACTGCTTTATTCTCGCCAATTTCAGAAAGCGATCAAGAAATGGGGAATATGGTCGAAACTGCTATACTTTCACAATGGATGCACCGTGAAAATTTGAATTTGAATTATGCCCGTTGGAAAGACAAAAAAGAAGGAGAAGTAGATCTGGTATTGCTTGATGATAAAAATTTCAAACCTATTTGGGGTATTGAAATAAAATGGAGCAATCGCTATGTTGAAAAAACGAATGAATTGAATAGCATGGTTCAATTTTGCGATAAAAATAAATTATCAAGTGCATTAGTAACCACAATTAATCAAGAGGGAAACAAAAACTTTAAAGAAATTGAGTTTACCTTTTTGCCAGCAGCTTTATATGCTTATAATGTTGGTGTCAATACATTAAAAATGAAAGGGAATAATGATTAA
- a CDS encoding AAA family ATPase, whose amino-acid sequence MLEAINIKKVASFDDTGIQIIGLKKVNFIYGANGCGKTTISNFLSNLASDKYLHCSSSWVNNTSLKTLVYNKEFREINFGKGKLDGIFTLGQASTEQVAVIENKTEQLKQLKKEGEGIKSALDNLKESKAKVEEDFRENVWSDVYKKYEVVFNEAFDKLKRKETFKDYLLSEYTENTSLLRTFDELKESAKTIFGDVPVELSEIPIINFDRINEIINNPIWKKIIVGKADVDIAKLIQKLNINDWVNQGIEYIQEDNTCPFCQQKTITEDFKKQIENYFDEAYLADLSSLNLLKQEYNQLIENILNELNIIEDTQKTIPNTKLDNDVFSAYLKTLTSQNSTNTEIINSKLKEPSRSFELTSLIGQLELIQELINVANTEIEKHNAIVSNFRIEKTKLINEVWKFLVEEYKTQIIAYNKAVSGMNEGIANLDSQLNTKRTAYSTLNSEIIELSKSVTSIQPTIDEINRLLVSFGFLNFKIVPSTEEGFYQIQRDNGELALNTLSEGEITFITFLYYLQLAKGGSTEDNVNDERILVIDDPISSLDSNVLFVVSTLIKEIIKNVKNDIGNIKQIIILTHNVYFHKEVSFEGNNRGPGQRAHYWILRKNNKISSVHAYNENNPIQSSYELLWREIKEWQNNSGTTIQNTMRRILENYFSILGKNRDDILMGKFENQEERDICRSLLSWVNEGSHTLPDDLYIELPEGIITNYLKVFQDIFRLTANIGHYNMMMGISEE is encoded by the coding sequence ATGCTTGAAGCCATAAATATAAAAAAGGTAGCATCTTTTGATGATACTGGAATTCAAATCATTGGATTGAAAAAAGTAAATTTTATTTATGGAGCAAATGGATGTGGTAAGACAACCATTTCCAACTTTTTATCTAATCTAGCTAGTGATAAATATCTTCATTGCTCTAGCTCATGGGTAAACAATACATCCTTAAAAACATTAGTCTACAACAAAGAGTTTAGAGAAATAAATTTTGGTAAAGGTAAACTAGATGGTATTTTTACTTTAGGTCAAGCATCCACAGAACAAGTTGCCGTTATAGAAAATAAAACAGAACAATTAAAACAATTAAAAAAAGAGGGTGAAGGAATAAAATCGGCATTAGATAATTTAAAAGAGTCAAAAGCTAAAGTTGAAGAAGATTTTCGAGAAAATGTTTGGTCTGATGTATATAAAAAATACGAAGTTGTTTTTAATGAGGCTTTTGATAAACTTAAAAGAAAAGAAACTTTTAAGGATTATTTGTTGTCTGAATATACCGAAAACACTTCATTACTAAGAACCTTTGATGAGTTAAAAGAAAGTGCTAAGACAATTTTTGGAGATGTTCCCGTTGAACTTTCAGAAATACCAATAATTAATTTCGATCGGATAAATGAAATTATAAATAATCCTATTTGGAAAAAAATTATAGTTGGTAAAGCAGATGTTGATATTGCAAAATTAATTCAAAAATTAAACATTAACGATTGGGTTAATCAAGGTATTGAATATATTCAAGAAGATAATACTTGTCCTTTTTGTCAACAAAAAACAATTACAGAAGATTTTAAAAAACAAATTGAAAATTATTTTGATGAAGCTTATCTAGCTGATTTAAGTTCTTTAAATTTACTTAAACAAGAATATAATCAATTAATAGAAAACATTCTAAATGAGTTAAATATTATAGAAGATACTCAAAAAACTATTCCAAATACTAAATTAGATAATGATGTTTTTTCAGCATATCTTAAAACTTTAACTAGTCAAAATTCTACAAATACAGAAATTATTAATAGTAAATTAAAAGAGCCTAGTAGGAGTTTTGAACTAACTAGTTTAATTGGACAATTAGAATTAATTCAGGAATTAATTAATGTTGCAAATACTGAAATTGAGAAACACAATGCAATTGTATCAAATTTTAGAATTGAAAAGACAAAGCTAATTAATGAAGTTTGGAAATTTTTGGTTGAAGAATATAAAACTCAAATTATAGCTTATAATAAGGCTGTTTCAGGTATGAATGAAGGGATTGCTAATTTAGATTCTCAGCTTAATACTAAGAGGACTGCATACAGTACATTAAATTCAGAAATTATCGAATTAAGCAAATCTGTAACTAGTATTCAACCTACAATTGATGAAATTAATAGATTGTTGGTTTCTTTTGGTTTTTTAAATTTTAAAATTGTTCCATCAACTGAAGAAGGGTTTTATCAAATTCAAAGAGATAATGGTGAGTTAGCTTTGAACACATTGAGTGAAGGAGAAATTACATTTATAACCTTTTTGTATTATCTACAATTAGCAAAAGGAGGCAGTACAGAAGATAATGTGAATGATGAAAGAATATTAGTAATTGATGACCCTATTTCTAGTTTAGATAGTAATGTACTGTTTGTAGTAAGTACACTAATTAAAGAAATTATAAAGAACGTTAAAAATGATATTGGTAATATTAAACAGATAATCATTCTAACTCATAATGTTTATTTCCATAAAGAAGTTTCTTTTGAAGGAAATAATAGAGGGCCTGGTCAACGCGCACATTATTGGATTTTAAGAAAAAACAATAAAATTTCATCAGTGCATGCTTATAATGAAAATAATCCTATACAATCATCTTATGAGTTGTTATGGAGAGAAATTAAAGAATGGCAAAATAATTCTGGAACAACAATACAAAACACAATGAGAAGAATATTGGAAAATTATTTCAGTATTTTAGGTAAAAATAGAGATGATATTTTGATGGGTAAATTTGAAAATCAGGAAGAAAGAGATATTTGTAGGTCCTTATTAAGTTGGGTTAATGAAGGCTCTCACACATTACCGGATGATTTGTATATTGAGTTACCTGAAGGAATTATAACTAATTATCTAAAAGTATTTCAAGATATTTTTAGATTAACGGCGAATATTGGTCATTATAATATGATGATGGGTATTTCGGAAGAATAA
- a CDS encoding restriction endonuclease subunit S, which translates to MKSNYKRLGDYIVPCDEKNTGNIINKLQGISNQKYFQKSHTNTIGVDLEKYRIVRTGQFAFNRATTRNGEKISIALRQGKDCIVSPSYRIFKSKDENVLNSEYLMMWFKRPEFDRFARFKSHGSAHEFFDYGEMCEVELPIPSIEKQREIVREYNTIQNRIAINNQLISKLEETAQAIYKEWFVDFEFTNENGKSYKSNGGKMVWCAELEKEIPEGWELKNIGNVVETLGGGTPSTDEIDYWVNGDILWFSPTDLTKGNSIFLNDTDKKITKLGLQKSSAKLFPKFSLLMTSRATIGKLAINTVEASTNQGFIVLLPNEKYSIYYLYDWIKTQLEEINNLASGSTFLEISKSDFRNLKIIEPRESVLIHYDDKIKIVFENIKLKNIENQKLEELKELLLAKMTRGEN; encoded by the coding sequence ATGAAATCAAACTATAAAAGGCTTGGTGATTATATTGTGCCCTGTGATGAAAAGAATACAGGTAATATTATAAATAAACTTCAAGGAATTAGTAATCAAAAATATTTTCAAAAATCACATACTAATACGATTGGTGTTGATTTAGAAAAGTATAGAATTGTTAGGACTGGACAATTTGCTTTTAACCGAGCTACAACGAGGAATGGAGAAAAAATTTCCATAGCACTAAGACAAGGAAAAGATTGTATTGTTTCTCCTTCTTATCGTATTTTCAAATCAAAGGATGAAAATGTTCTTAATTCTGAATATTTGATGATGTGGTTTAAGCGTCCAGAGTTTGACCGTTTTGCAAGGTTTAAATCGCATGGTTCGGCTCATGAATTTTTTGATTATGGTGAAATGTGTGAAGTTGAACTTCCTATTCCATCCATAGAGAAACAACGTGAAATAGTCAGAGAATACAACACCATTCAAAACCGTATTGCAATCAACAACCAATTGATTAGTAAACTGGAAGAAACTGCACAAGCGATTTATAAGGAATGGTTTGTAGATTTTGAGTTTACAAATGAAAATGGCAAGTCCTACAAAAGTAATGGCGGTAAAATGGTTTGGTGTGCCGAGTTGGAGAAAGAGATTCCTGAGGGGTGGGAGTTAAAAAACATAGGCAATGTTGTTGAAACTTTAGGAGGTGGTACTCCATCGACCGATGAAATAGATTATTGGGTAAATGGAGATATTTTATGGTTTTCACCTACAGACTTAACAAAAGGAAATAGTATTTTTTTAAATGATACAGATAAGAAAATTACTAAGTTAGGATTACAAAAAAGTTCAGCAAAATTATTTCCAAAATTTTCTTTATTAATGACAAGCCGGGCTACAATTGGAAAATTAGCCATAAATACTGTTGAAGCTTCCACTAATCAAGGGTTTATTGTGTTATTACCAAATGAAAAATATTCTATATATTATTTATATGATTGGATTAAAACACAATTAGAAGAAATTAATAATTTGGCTTCTGGGAGTACCTTTTTAGAAATTAGTAAATCTGATTTTAGAAATTTAAAAATAATTGAACCTAGAGAATCTGTCTTAATACATTACGATGATAAGATCAAAATAGTTTTTGAAAATATTAAATTAAAAAATATTGAAAATCAAAAACTAGAGGAATTAAAGGAGTTGTTGTTGGCAAAGATGACGAGGGGGGAGAATTAA
- a CDS encoding type I restriction-modification system subunit M, whose amino-acid sequence MAKAVKAKKEKSIEETLWDSANKLRGTVESSEYKHVVLGLIFLKFASDKFEERRKELIADNKEKFLEMKEFYNMSNIFYLPEESRWSFIIENSKQADIALKIDTALHTIEKNNPALKGALPDNYFSRLNMDVSKLAALLDTINNIDTIKDKQTDIVGRVYEYFLSKFALAEGKGKGEFYTPKSIVNLIAEMIEPYKGVIYDPACGSGGMFVQSIKFIENHHGNKKEISIYGQEYTATTYKLAKMNLAIRGIAANLGDVPADTFGKDQHPDLKADFIMANPPFNQKDWRASDELTDDPRWRGYDVPPTSNANYAWILNMVAKLSENGVAGFVLSNGALSGGGEEYKIRRKLIENGLVEAIVILPGSMFYTTDISVSIWIINNNKRERVVKLPEDDRNYRNREKEILFIDLRQIGEPFEKKFIQFNEEHIGQVAKTYHQWQQKDSDYKNVPEFCYSASFEEVVAKDFSLVPSKYIEFINRDENIDYDVKMKALQNEIGTLLKEEINSKNDLLNVFKELGYEIKL is encoded by the coding sequence ATGGCAAAAGCAGTTAAAGCAAAAAAAGAAAAAAGCATTGAAGAAACACTTTGGGATTCCGCAAATAAATTGCGTGGTACCGTAGAATCATCTGAGTATAAGCACGTTGTATTGGGTTTGATTTTCTTGAAATTTGCGAGTGATAAATTTGAAGAACGCAGAAAAGAGCTTATTGCCGATAATAAAGAGAAATTCCTAGAGATGAAGGAATTTTATAATATGTCCAATATCTTTTACTTGCCAGAAGAATCACGTTGGTCGTTTATTATTGAAAACTCAAAACAAGCGGATATTGCGTTGAAAATTGATACCGCATTACACACCATAGAAAAAAACAATCCCGCATTGAAAGGCGCTTTGCCTGATAATTACTTCTCTCGTTTGAATATGGACGTGAGTAAATTAGCGGCTTTACTCGATACCATCAACAACATTGACACGATTAAAGACAAACAAACCGATATTGTGGGGCGTGTGTATGAATATTTCCTTAGCAAGTTTGCTTTAGCCGAAGGAAAAGGAAAAGGCGAATTCTACACCCCAAAAAGCATTGTTAACTTAATTGCAGAAATGATTGAACCCTACAAAGGGGTAATTTATGACCCAGCTTGTGGATCGGGGGGTATGTTTGTGCAAAGTATTAAGTTTATTGAAAACCACCACGGAAACAAAAAGGAGATTTCCATTTACGGACAAGAATATACGGCTACGACCTACAAACTAGCCAAAATGAACTTAGCCATTAGAGGTATTGCAGCCAACTTAGGCGATGTGCCTGCCGATACTTTTGGCAAAGACCAACACCCCGATTTGAAAGCCGACTTCATCATGGCGAACCCACCTTTTAACCAAAAAGATTGGCGTGCTAGCGATGAACTCACCGACGACCCACGCTGGAGAGGCTACGATGTACCTCCAACCAGTAATGCCAATTACGCTTGGATTTTAAACATGGTGGCGAAACTTTCTGAAAATGGTGTGGCTGGATTTGTTCTTTCGAATGGTGCATTGTCTGGAGGAGGAGAGGAATATAAAATTAGACGCAAATTAATCGAAAATGGATTAGTTGAAGCGATTGTTATTCTACCAGGAAGTATGTTTTATACCACAGATATAAGTGTTTCTATTTGGATTATCAATAATAATAAGAGAGAACGAGTTGTAAAATTACCTGAAGATGACAGAAATTACAGAAATCGTGAAAAAGAAATTTTATTCATAGACTTACGTCAAATTGGTGAACCATTTGAAAAGAAATTTATTCAATTTAATGAAGAACATATTGGTCAAGTTGCCAAAACTTATCACCAATGGCAACAAAAAGATTCTGATTACAAAAATGTCCCAGAGTTTTGTTATTCAGCAAGTTTTGAAGAAGTAGTAGCTAAAGACTTCTCGTTAGTTCCAAGTAAATATATCGAATTTATAAATCGTGATGAAAATATTGATTACGATGTTAAAATGAAAGCTTTACAAAATGAAATTGGGACTCTTTTGAAAGAAGAAATTAATTCAAAAAATGATTTGTTAAATGTATTTAAAGAGTTAGGGTATGAAATCAAACTATAA